A stretch of Aedes aegypti strain LVP_AGWG chromosome 2, AaegL5.0 Primary Assembly, whole genome shotgun sequence DNA encodes these proteins:
- the LOC5578774 gene encoding uncharacterized protein LOC5578774: protein MYSKYFALILVIVTHFLHGVSTSRRFKRQQFRSVPSCTVSHQEVEELIRITTDLNSAVESVSLDIRSGFDEEAANRDRCSKQLGQFRDTVMSIIQSYKSIDRSKMSQAQYDRAKARYQGDIQRLLRRVDNLKRDVEEKYKGEMERLRTNMQNFKSQVDDYLDQLEQERVKIRSCSVRLVIANVRARRMKDAVNEFVTLSDRPYNPIVTDIYEDEPQNTELVMDFLEAIDLHDEPVVGYEVLYPLIKRNNQLGGTSGRRFLLALMAMINADDENTRRAQQLLRTFKSEVH from the coding sequence ATGTATTCAAAATACTTTGCCCTAATTCTAGTCATTGTTACGCATTTCTTGCATGGGGTCTCGACCAGCCGTCGTTTCAAACGTCAACAGTTTAGATCAGTGCCATCATGTACCGTATCGCACCAAGAAGTAGAGGAGCTGATCCGCATCACCACGGATTTGAACAGTGCCGTCGAAAGTGTTAGCCTAGATATACGTTCAGGATTCGATGAGGAAGCAGCTAACCGTGACCGGTGCTCCAAACAGTTGGGACAGTTCAGAGACACAGTGATGAGCATCATTCAGAGTTATAAATCCATTGATCGGAGCAAAATGAGTCAAGCTCAGTACGATCGAGCTAAAGCGCGATACCAGGGGGACATTCAACGTTTACTGAGAAGAGTGGATAACTTGAAACGTGATGTCGAGGAAAAATACAAAGGTGAAATGGAAAGACTACGTACCAACATGCAGAATTTTAAATCCCAAGTCGATGACTATTTAGATCAGTTGGAACAGGAACGCGTCAAGATTAGATCATGTTCAGTGCGATTGGTTATTGCAAATGTGCGAGCCAGACGGATGAAAGATGCTGTCAACGAGTTCGTAACTCTGAGTGACCGTCCGTACAATCCAATAGTGACGGATATTTATGAAGATGAACCACAAAACACTGAACTGGTGATGGATTTTTTGGAAGCCATCGATTTGCATGACGAACCCGTTGTCGGATACGAAGTTCTTTATCCGCTGATAAAGCGAAATAACCAACTCGGTGGAACCAGTGGTCGACGGTTTTTGCTGGCTTTGATGGCAATGATAAACGCAGACGACGAGAACACACGTCGAGCGCAGCAATTGTTGAGGACATTCAAATCTGAAGTGCACTAA